Proteins encoded in a region of the Planococcus citri chromosome 1, ihPlaCitr1.1, whole genome shotgun sequence genome:
- the LOC135832339 gene encoding uncharacterized protein LOC135832339 isoform X3, which yields MMRLGENRNACVCIALFVICHLSYVRSLNIKAQPYSVINMEDDTESLLKTSENSEQTKEEIPRVSRRGYAGEDFYQKASKNIPRIGRRGSNSNDEDQQNDIPEYDNKVKRPYSKQQMPREALWPWDSDRVPDDIHKRREIIESCRQFPIIEQIVKDSEFCSDNFACCSSMKELSILKRIVQSYSSKQSTQRPNYKNNQYMK from the exons ATGATGCGTTTAGGTGAAAATAGAAACGCGTGCGTTTGTATTG CTTTATTCGTAATTTGTCACCTCTCGTACGTGAGATCATTGAACATAAAAGCACAGCCATATTCGGTAATTAACATGGAAGATGATACCGAATCGCTGTTGAAAACATCTGAAAATTCCGAACAAACGAAAGAGGAAATCCCTCGAGTGAGCCGACGAGGATACGCCGGTGAGGACTTCTATCAAAAAGCTTCGAAAAATATTCCACGAATTGGCAGACGgggttcaaattcaaatgacGAAGACCAACAGAACGACATTCCAGAATATGATAATAAAGTAAAACGACCTTATTCGAAACAG CAAATGCCAAGAGAAGCTTTATGGCCATGGGATAGTGATCGGGTTCCAGATGATATTCATAAACGTAGAGAAATAATAGAAAGCTGTCGACAATTCCCAATCATAGAACAAATCGTCAAGGATTCAGAATTCTGTAGTGATAATTTCGCATGCTGTTCATCGATGAaagaattgtcaattttgaaacgaattgTGCAAAGTTACTCCAGCAAACAATCCACTCAAAGGCCAAATTACAAGAATAATCAATACATGAAATAA
- the LOC135832338 gene encoding dehydrodolichyl diphosphate synthase complex subunit DHDDS-like encodes MSSELPAPPTSSWINERPISWVHRVCFYFLRWGSIPKHVAIVMDGNRRYAKKKYVEKVEGHQRGFAKLSETLNWCLKLEVFEVTVYAFSIENFKRNKEEVDTLMDLAKTKFKGLIDEWRKLREHGVCIRIIGNMTLLPKDLCTLMLIAMLLTKDNKKGYLNIAFSYTGKDELANTSTSILQGLRKGDIKDIDVTEKFLDQCLYTYQSPHPEILIRTSGEIRLSDFLTWQGSNSYVHFDNVLWPEFSAWNFISAIFCYQHFANKAIKNLQNEPKYQSSPESKKFVDSVQKERMKILAELCNDNEHIDAEKFLSFTPEELYDYYKLYIHVE; translated from the exons ATGTCATCTGAACTACCAGCACCCCCGACATCATCTTGGATCAACGAAAGACCCATATCATGGGTACATCGCGtatgtttctattttttgagATGGGGATCTATACCGAAACACGTAGCTATCGTTATGGATGGTAATCGACGATATGCTAAGAAGAAATATGTTGAAAAAGTAGAAGGACATCAGAGagg ATTTGCCAAGTTATCTGAAACTTTGAATTGGTGTTTGAAACTGGAAGTGTTCGAAGTAACTGTGTACGCTTTTagtatagaaaatttcaaaagaaataaagAAGAAGTTGATACTTTAATGGATTTAGCTAAAACTAAATTTAAAGGATTAATAGACGAATG GAGGAAATTGAGAGAACATGGAGTATGTATTCGTATCATCGGTAATATGACTCTTTTACCCAAAGATCTGTGTACGCTGATGTTAATCGCTATGTTGCTCACCAAAGATAATAAAAAAGGGTATTTAAACATTGCTTTTTCTTACACAg gaaaaGACGAATTAGCCAATACGTCAACTAGTATTTTGCAAGGTCTCCGAAAAGGTGATATCAAAGATATTGACGTTACAGAAAAATTTCTTGATCAATGTTTGTATACTTATCAATCTCCTCATCCAGAAATTCTAATCAGAACTTCAGGAGAGATCAGACTTAGTGATTTCTTAACCTGGCAG GGTTCGAATAGCTATGTCCATTTTGATAACGTTCTCTGGCCAGAATTTTCAGCTTGGAATTTCATCTCGGCTATCTTCTGTTATCAACATTTCGCCAacaaagcaataaaaaatttacaaaacgagCCGAAGTATCAAAGCAGCCCTGAAAGTAAGAAATTCGTCGATTCCGTGCAAAAAGAACGAATGAAAATCCTCGCTGAGTTATGTAACGATAACGAGCACATAGACGCggaaaaatttctttcttttacTCCCGAAGAATTGTACGATTATTACAAATTATATATTCACgtggagtga
- the LOC135832339 gene encoding isoprenyl transferase-like isoform X1, with protein MFSIGEFFLHVLTRILRSGRIPQHIAFVPDNNRTFAKKTNADLLSTYIKGQRVLSKLLKWCVILKTSCVTIYLLSTHNLKRNNYEKQCIFDAINIFLHKLLIQPFLFFFRMNCRIKIVGDVSVLPHELKELCTLLSSQTKDNNGILVNVALNYSGKEELIDVSCKIFQKFYQFELKLNDMDENLFSDLVHTRPFSDVDLMIRTTVGKRLSEFLLWQNASSFLHFIDICWPEITEWHLLRAVFYYQCHK; from the exons ATGTTTtctattggtgaattttttctgcaCGTTTTAACACGTATTTTAAGAAGTGGAAGAATACCTCAGCATATTGCTTTTGTTCCGGATAACAATCGTACCTTTGCAAAGAAAACAAATGCTGATCTCTTATCAACGTATATAAAAGG GCAAAGAGTACTCTCCAAATTATTAAAATGGTgcgtgattttgaaaacatcgtGCGTCACCATTTATTTACTCAGCACGCATAATTTGAAGAGGAATAATTACGAGAAACAATGTATTTTCGACGCCATTAACATATTTCTTCATAAATTATTAATTCAGCC atttcttttttttttcagaatgaacTGCAGAATCAAAATAGTAGGAGATGTTTCTGTGCTTCCGCATGAATTAAAAGAATTATGTACCTTATTATCAAGCCAGACGAAAGATAACAATGGTATTTTGGTGAACGTAGCACTTAATTACTCGG GAAAAGAAGAACTGATAGACGtttcatgtaaaattttccagaaattttaccaatttgaattaaaattgaacgaCATGGACGAAAATTTATTCAGCGATTTAGTTCATACGAGGCCTTTTTCAGATGTTGATTTGATGATTCGAACAACAGTAGGTAAACGATTAAGCGAATTTCTTCTCTGGCAG AATGCATCGAGTTTTTTACATTTCATCGATATTTGTTGGCCTGAAATTACAGAATGGCATTTACTAAGAGCAGTATTCTATTATCAATGCCACaaataa
- the LOC135832339 gene encoding isoprenyl transferase 1-like isoform X2: MFSIGEFFLHVLTRILRSGRIPQHIAFVPDNNRTFAKKTNADLLSTYIKGQRVLSKLLKWCVILKTSCVTIYLLSTHNLKRNNYEKQCIFDAINIFLHKLLIQPMNCRIKIVGDVSVLPHELKELCTLLSSQTKDNNGILVNVALNYSGKEELIDVSCKIFQKFYQFELKLNDMDENLFSDLVHTRPFSDVDLMIRTTVGKRLSEFLLWQNASSFLHFIDICWPEITEWHLLRAVFYYQCHK; this comes from the exons ATGTTTtctattggtgaattttttctgcaCGTTTTAACACGTATTTTAAGAAGTGGAAGAATACCTCAGCATATTGCTTTTGTTCCGGATAACAATCGTACCTTTGCAAAGAAAACAAATGCTGATCTCTTATCAACGTATATAAAAGG GCAAAGAGTACTCTCCAAATTATTAAAATGGTgcgtgattttgaaaacatcgtGCGTCACCATTTATTTACTCAGCACGCATAATTTGAAGAGGAATAATTACGAGAAACAATGTATTTTCGACGCCATTAACATATTTCTTCATAAATTATTAATTCAGCC aatgaacTGCAGAATCAAAATAGTAGGAGATGTTTCTGTGCTTCCGCATGAATTAAAAGAATTATGTACCTTATTATCAAGCCAGACGAAAGATAACAATGGTATTTTGGTGAACGTAGCACTTAATTACTCGG GAAAAGAAGAACTGATAGACGtttcatgtaaaattttccagaaattttaccaatttgaattaaaattgaacgaCATGGACGAAAATTTATTCAGCGATTTAGTTCATACGAGGCCTTTTTCAGATGTTGATTTGATGATTCGAACAACAGTAGGTAAACGATTAAGCGAATTTCTTCTCTGGCAG AATGCATCGAGTTTTTTACATTTCATCGATATTTGTTGGCCTGAAATTACAGAATGGCATTTACTAAGAGCAGTATTCTATTATCAATGCCACaaataa